One window of the bacterium genome contains the following:
- a CDS encoding TlpA disulfide reductase family protein, which translates to MIKTTVVLLALAMTVTIGCSSAPKTPKNANMLNFSVSDINDRPIDMRQYLGKVVIVDIWDTWCGPCKMEIPHFVDLYSRYKGKGLEIVGLALARQGKDAVKQFTTQNGVNYTSAIYNEEAQKLFEPPAGIPTTYIIDQNGNIVEKIVGARDKAYFEGKIKSLLKIS; encoded by the coding sequence GTGATAAAGACCACAGTAGTTTTGTTGGCCTTGGCAATGACCGTAACTATCGGATGCAGTTCTGCGCCGAAGACACCCAAGAACGCCAATATGCTGAACTTCAGCGTCAGTGACATTAATGATCGCCCAATAGACATGCGGCAGTATCTGGGCAAGGTCGTCATTGTGGACATCTGGGATACGTGGTGTGGTCCGTGCAAGATGGAGATTCCGCATTTTGTGGACCTGTACTCGCGCTACAAGGGCAAAGGTCTGGAGATAGTCGGACTGGCGCTGGCCCGGCAGGGCAAGGATGCCGTCAAGCAGTTTACCACTCAGAATGGCGTGAACTACACCAGCGCCATCTATAATGAAGAGGCGCAGAAGCTCTTCGAACCGCCGGCAGGCATTCCCACGACTTATATCATCGATCAGAATGGCAACATCGTCGAGAAGATCGTGGGTGCCCGCGACAAGGCTTACTTCGAAGGCAAGATCAAGTCGCTGCTCAAGATTTCGTAA